From Anopheles arabiensis isolate DONGOLA chromosome 3, AaraD3, whole genome shotgun sequence, a single genomic window includes:
- the LOC120902795 gene encoding tyrosine kinase receptor Cad96Ca-like, translating to MASSGRTRMTSADVRLCIKLRHCLTMFAWMAILLQHPGADAQDLNTPPVIVVDRHWRIPENTTVGTMITRVNAEDNEDDKLEFGLDALVAGQEQPFIIDPNTGFVFLNSSIEGRAGQNFFVYVTVSDGSVTSKNEVYVNILSKNATGLYKSRGSQFTPSIDNIRQILPPGINLPGISSRPQIPLPPLPSQFTRKPPTVPGPGLESAEATPTPPPPSKQTKTYPDRPIVTGNASTVVDSSPTTHPVEPSVYNGTKLSPIPPVINTTAPHPTIAGESSTPTTPKLPLQPTITTGTVPIHAHPHEETNTVKILLPVIISVAIIFVTAGLIAICFFRKYLCALSKTLKKKNKIDKAKKSNQSNGSSNITSTAEDSRNSIGLSHWTGPMAFSNRYTSPWERDTNGHLQATSQLSEESNGSIVKDRWEFPRHRLKVFNILGEGAFGQVWRCEATDIDGHEGVSVTAVKTLKENASEAERNDLLSELQVLKSLEPHINVVRLLGCCTEKDPIFVILEYVNMGKLQTFLRNSRVEKHYGNTHGKSKILTSGDLTSFMYQVARGMDFLTSRGIIHRDLAARNILITDDHTCKVADFGFARDIVTSKVYERKSEGRLPIRWMATESLYDNIFTVKSDIWSFGILMWEIVTLGSTPYPGIAAADVMRKVRDGYRLEKPEHCRRELYNIMFYCWAADPNERPGFPEVVEMLDRLLQTETDYIELERFPDHNYYNMLNMSGEKL from the exons ATGGCATCCAGCGGGCGAACGCGAATGACGTCAGCCGACGTTCGGCTGTGCATCAAACTGCGCCACTGCCTAACAATGTTTGCGTGGATGGCGATCTTGCTGCAGCATCCCGGTGCAG ATGCTCAAGATCTCAACACACCGCCAGTAATTGTGGTGGACCGGCACTGGCGCATACCGGAGAACACGACCGTCGGCACGATGATTACGCGCGTCAATGCGGAAGACAACGAGGACGACAAGCTGGAGTTTGGGCTGGACGCACTGGTCGCCGGCCAGGAGCAACCGTTCATTATCGACCCCAACACCGGGTTCGTGTTTCTGAACAGCAGCATCGAGGGCCGAGCTGGGCAGAACTTTTTCGTCTACGTCACGGTGAGCGACGGCAGCGTCACCTCCAAGAACGAGGTGTACGTGAACATCCTGAGCAAAAACGCGACCGGTTTGTACAAGTCGCGCGGGTCGCAGTTTACGCCCAGCATCGATAACATACGTCAAATACTGCCACCGGGCATAAATCTGCCTGGGATTAGCTCGCGACCACAGATCCCACTGCCGCCGCTACCGTCACAGTTTACACGGAAACCACCGACCGTGCCGGGGCCGGGTCTGGAAAGTGCCGAGGCGActccaacgccaccaccaccgtccaaGCAAACCAAAACCTATCCCGATCGACCAATCGTCACAGGAAATGCGTCCACGGTGGTAGATTCTTCCCCCACGACACATCCCGTCGAGCCGAGTGTCTACAATGGAACAAAGCTGTCTCCCATTCCACCGGTGATTAACACTACCGCGCCGCATCCCACGATTGCTGGCGAGAGCAGTACACCAACCACTCCAAAGCTACCGCTCCAACCTACGATAACCACCGGCACGGTACCGATCCATGCCCATCCGCACGAGGAAACCAACACCGTCAAGATACTGCTCCCGGTGATCATCTCCGTGGCGATCATCTTCGTCACCGCCGGGCTGATCGCGATCTGCTTCTTCCGCAAGTATCTGTGCGCGCTCAGCAAAACGctcaagaagaaaaacaaaatcgataAAGCCAAAAAGTCAAACCaaagcaacggcagcagcaacattacCTCCACCGCCGAGGATAGCCGCAACTCGATCGGGCTGAGCCACTGGACGGGCCCGATGGCGTTCAGCAACCGGTACACCTCACCGTGGGAGCGGGACACGAACGGTCACCTGCAGGCGACGTCCCAGCTGTCCGAGGAGTCGAACGGGTCGATCGTGAAGGATCGCTGGGAGTTTCCACGCCACCGGCTGAAGGTGTTCAACATCCTCGGCGAGGGTGCGTTCGGGCAGGTTTGGCGCTGCGAGGCGACCGATATCGATGGGCACGAGGGCGTATCGGTGACGGCGGTCAAAACGCTCAAGGAAAATGCGAGCGAGGCGGAGCGGAACGATCTGCTGTCGGAGCTGCAGGTGCTGAAGTCGCTCGAACCGCACATCAACGTGGTGCGGCTGCTCGGCTGCTGCACGGAGAAGGATCCAATCTTCGTGATACTGGAGTACGTCAATATGGGCAAGCTGCAGACGTTCCTGAGGAACTCGCGCGTGGAGAA ACATTATGGAAATACTCACGGCAAGTCAAAGATTCTTACCTCGGGTGATCTTACCTCGTTCATGTACCAGGTCGCACGTGGGATGGATTTTCTAACATCCCGTGGG ATCATACATCGTGACCTGGCCGCCCGTAACATTCTCATCACCGACGACCATACGTGCAAGGTGGCGGACTTTGGGTTCGCCCGCGACATCGTCACCTCTAAGGTGTACGAGCGGAAGAGCGAGGGCCGGTTGCCGATCCGCTGGATGGCGACCGAGTCACTGTACGACAACATCTTCACCGTCAAGTCCGACATCTGGAGCTTCGGCATCCTGATGTGGGAGATCGTCACGCTCGGCTCCACGCCCTATCCGGGCATTGCGGCGGCGGATGTGATGCGCAAGGTGCGCGACGGCTACCGGCTCGAGAAGCCGGAACACTGCCGCCGGGAGCTGTACAACATCATGTTCTACTGCTGGGCGGCCGATCCGAATGAGCGGCCCGGCTTCCCGGAGGTGGTCGAGATGCTGGACCGGTTG